The segment ACGCGGACATCACGCTGAAGGCTCAGGCCAACGTCAAGGCCGAAGGGCTGAATATCAGTTGCGAAGCCCAGATCGGATTCACCGGCAAGGGTTCTGCCACGTCGGAATTGTCATCCACCGGACAGACCACCGTCAAAGGCGGCATGGTCATGATCAATTAAGGAGATCGGCATGCCCCCTGCCGCCCGTCTGACCGACATGCACACCTGCCCGATGCAGACGCCGGGTCTTCCGCCCATTCCGCATGTCGGCGGACCGGTGGTCGGCCCCGGCGTTCCGACGGTGCTGATCGGCGGTCTGCCGGCCGCGGTGATCGGCGACAACGCCGTGTGCGTCGGCGATCCGGACATCATCGTCAAGGGGTCCTCCACGGTGATGATAGGATCGCGCCCCGCCGCGCGGGTCGGCGACAGCACAGCGCACGGCGGCGTCATTGTCATGGGGCAGCCCAACGTGATGATCGGAGGATGAGCATGAGCGCTTTTCTTGGCCGCGGCTGGCAGTTCCCGGTATGTTTCGACCGCCGCAACGGCGAAGCGGCGATGGTCGAAGGGGTCGAGGACATCGAAGAGAGCCTCGGGATACTCCTTGGCACCCGCCCCGGCGAACGGGTCATGCTGTCCGGCTACGGCTGCGGACTGCGCGGCGTCATGTTCGACGCGCTCAATGACAGCACGGTGACCGAGCTCCAGGAAAAGATCCGCGACGCGATCCTGTTTTACGAACCGCGCATCGAACTGGAGCACATCGGCACGGACTGGGGCGACCCCCGCGAGGGAAAACTCATGGTCACGCTGGCGTACCGGGTGATCGCCACCAACACCCGGCACAACCTCGTCTACCCCCTCTATCTGGATCAGGCCAGCGAGGCCGTTTCACCCTATTAACGTATGCGACACGGCACCGAACAACAGCAGCGACTCCCGGACGCCTTGCGCCCCGGGTATGTCCTGCCCGACGAATGGAGCCTCGCCCAGCGGACACGGCTGACCTTGCTGGATGCCGCCGGTCTGCCTTTTGACGAAAACACCTGGGATACCGTGCTGCGCCGGGACGAAGCCTTTGTGCTGGCGGACCTTGCCGCTTTTCCCGCCGGCGCATGGCTGCAGGCGTTTCTTGACAGGCTCGACTGGGACGACGAGACGCGTCTGTGGCAGGACGCCCGGGACCTCATCGCGCGCTGCGACGACTGGTGCCGGCGCCTGGGCGACGCCGCTTCGCCGGCCGCGCGCGAGATCGGCCGGTCATTGCGCTACCGCATCGAGCAAAAAGCCGCCGTGCCCGTCGGCGAATGCCTGCGCCTGTGCGACCATGGACCTTCCCGGCTGCGGCCGGTCTGGGAACGGCGCGACGGTGTCGCGGCGCAAGGGGGCGAAATGGCGGAAGAAACGGCGCGCCGTCAATGGCTGCGCCGCGGCGCCATGGCCTTGACACAAACCATCGCGGCGCAGCAGGATGCGGCGCACGAGGCTTTCCGCGCCAGCCTGCACAGCGGCCGTCACGATCCGGCCATGGGGCTGTTGCTCGCCGCCCTGCAACTGGCGCAGGACAGCCGCGCCGTGATCAACCGGATCCCGGACCGGCTGGTCGACTTCTATTACCGTGACGTGCTGCGCCTGTCGGCCCGGCCGTCCCGCGCCGAACGGGTGCATCTGCTGCTGCGGCGCTCGCCCCGGCATCCGGGCACGCTGCGCATCGAAGCCGGCGCCCGCTTTAGCGGCGGCAAGGACGCCGGGGGCCGGCCGGCCGTTGTGACGGCCGATCATGCGCTCGAGGCGGGCGACACGCAGGTGGCGGCCTTGTGCGCCTTGCGCGCGGAGCGCGATCCGGCGATCTCTCCCGAACGCGAGTTCGGCTACGCCACCCGGATCAAGGT is part of the Paludibacterium paludis genome and harbors:
- a CDS encoding PAAR domain-containing protein, with amino-acid sequence MPPAARLTDMHTCPMQTPGLPPIPHVGGPVVGPGVPTVLIGGLPAAVIGDNAVCVGDPDIIVKGSSTVMIGSRPAARVGDSTAHGGVIVMGQPNVMIGG
- a CDS encoding GPW/gp25 family protein, translated to MSAFLGRGWQFPVCFDRRNGEAAMVEGVEDIEESLGILLGTRPGERVMLSGYGCGLRGVMFDALNDSTVTELQEKIRDAILFYEPRIELEHIGTDWGDPREGKLMVTLAYRVIATNTRHNLVYPLYLDQASEAVSPY